CTTCCCTATCACTCCGGATGTCTGAGACGGAGAGTTTATGTAGCAACTTGTTTTGAATAATCTTCTCGTACTTCTAGCTAAGGAGACATGGACCTCCATAAAATTATCCATGATGCTCTCCACGAGTTCATCCAGACGTTCATCCCCGATGCAGATCTCAGGTGAGAACTAAATTAATTAATCTTTAGTATTTTAGTGGATGTTTAATTGAACATGCAGTGATTACTTTGAGATGCGTTTCATTCATGAGCAAGTGGGGTAGACAggcttcttgctcaaggattcCTTGAGCTAGACCAAGAACTTTCAGTCaaccaccctaaccactaaaATTCTACCCCATTATATATAAACTGTCTGAACCCCACATTATCCCATGATTGTAGAATCACAGCAGGTGGCTTTttataatttcatttttttaaccGTTTTTGTGAGGAACACATTATGAAAACTCTTTTGCATATAAACTACCAATATTGTTACTTTAACCTTGATGAGTAGCtactttcatttatttttagctCATTGGACGAGTTTCTCCTCTCCTACATAACCGGAGTGTTGGAGGACCTCGGCTCCCAGGAGAGTGTGGAAGAGAACTTCGACATTGAAGTCTTCACTGAAATGCTTGAAGCTTACATACCTGGGTTTGCTGAGATCGACAGGTAAAGATACACTTCTGGATATTTTTGACTATAGTCACATCATAGTATGACCTGGTCACTAGCAGAGGCTGGCCAGTATGACAAAAACTGCACCTGAGGCTTAAGGATCTTTGTATATTGGATAGATTATACTAgacattatatttattattccaGTTCTTTGAATATGGCTCATACTTTCACCATTGTTTTTCCCTTGACAGCGTCAAAGTCTGCGAAATGATGTTTATTTTGGCCTCAAAATTAGCAGATGCTCGGAGCACAGGTATGTGCTGTATCTTTTATAACGGTATTAGTGGAATTGGTATCCGCATCGTTTTTTCAAGCTTGTTGCTTAAACAAGGACATTTATTCATAGAAAAATATAAGGTCATAGCCGAATGTTTGTTATGAACTCATGCTTAATAATATATGTCTGGTATCTTATTAACCACAGAAAATAACAGTGCTCCAGCGACGACGCATGACGTGCCTTCGTTACCCAATGCCTTGGCTGAGGAAGCTCCACCGGGGAGGGGGACGGAGTGCCCTGAAACACCGACAGAGGGCGCCACTGCCAAAGTAAAAGTTAATCTCCGTTATACCCTCATTTTAAAGGGGAAatgaaaccaatttttttttgatttgtctaACCCTGACTCCAACATAATAATGTATGCCATTTGATCACTTTTACTGAAATTTACGGTTGATTTTAATGTTTGCATTCGAAAGAGGGTCAAGCCTTTGGGAAGCTTATAGTTTAAttccgaggtgtgtgtgtggatagtgAAGCTCAATCTGAGCAGCCTGTCTGCGTCAGAGTCTTCAGAGGACTTGGTTCTTCAGCCCCACCGTTGATTATCATGCTCCAAGACAAAGACGGAACTAAGAAAGTATCAAAAGTTGGCTTGGGTCAAAAGATAAATTTAAAATGCAAGTAAAAGAAGTTTAAATAAATACGATATAACCTGCTTTTACTCTTATGTACATGTTTGGTTTAGGCTATATTTACATCACTGTCCTGCGCGTCCTGCTCTAACACTCAAATTGAATGTCTTGAACTAATCTGATCAGTCAtgcctttaaaataaaatgctgtTTGCAAAGTTACACGTTTAGACCCCAAACACCTTTTACCGTCAAAATAGATTGGCCGTCTATCTGTATTTCTACTAATTAAGATTTCCCCTGGCAGAGTCCAATGTCGGGTTGGGAGGCCGAGGAGCAGCACCTTCTGGAGATGTTCCCCAAGTGTGGCCTGTCGGAGGCCCGCAGCGCCCTGTCCATCGCCAGGGGGGACATGGAGGAGGCCGTGCGGCTCATCATCGAGGGAGACGTCAAGCTGAGCTCCTCCCCGCTCAATGTGAgctccggccgccgccgccgccgccaccgcaggGCCAACGGCCACCACGACGGTTTGATGGCTCCGCCGCGACATGCGTGTCATTAACCCGGTCGATCTTATCACCTCTAGATAAACCAGGGGAAGAATGGCTCTGCCGGGGCGGACCAGAAGCTGAAGGAGACCATTCTGGAAAAGTGAGTTGAgtttaagtgtgtttgtgtcgccAAGTTATGTAAATTCCCTGCCGATCTCCTCCGTGTTCAAAACAATAGACTTTGAACACATTGGTTTCAGATCTGTAATCTTATTATATTTCTTTGCTTGAATTCTCTgaccaaaataacaaaaacaa
This genomic window from Gadus macrocephalus chromosome 15, ASM3116895v1 contains:
- the cuedc2 gene encoding CUE domain-containing protein 2 isoform X1, which codes for MDLHKIIHDALHEFIQTFIPDADLSSLDEFLLSYITGVLEDLGSQESVEENFDIEVFTEMLEAYIPGFAEIDSVKVCEMMFILASKLADARSTENNSAPATTHDVPSLPNALAEEAPPGRGTECPETPTEGATAKVKSPMSGWEAEEQHLLEMFPKCGLSEARSALSIARGDMEEAVRLIIEGDVKLSSSPLNINQGKNGSAGADQKLKETILEKYMLVDREEDKTTHRPVAPKDAPKKLVRYHGNQVVTTKGERYQMVKKEETDDMKKTYVSIKPARKYRFH
- the cuedc2 gene encoding CUE domain-containing protein 2 isoform X2 is translated as MDLHKIIHDALHEFIQTFIPDADLSSLDEFLLSYITGVLEDLGSQESVEENFDIEVFTEMLEAYIPGFAEIDSVKVCEMMFILASKLADARSTENNSAPATTHDVPSLPNALAEEAPPGRGTECPETPTEGATAKSPMSGWEAEEQHLLEMFPKCGLSEARSALSIARGDMEEAVRLIIEGDVKLSSSPLNINQGKNGSAGADQKLKETILEKYMLVDREEDKTTHRPVAPKDAPKKLVRYHGNQVVTTKGERYQMVKKEETDDMKKTYVSIKPARKYRFH